ACGACGCGTTCGACTGCGGACGTTGTGTCGGTCATGTCTCCTGGGCTAGCGTGTGATCACTCGCGAGAAGTCGTTCTCGTCCGGGACGAACGATCGAGGTGTCGTCGGTCGTGTCAACCGCGTCGATCGGTAGCATTCGCCGAGTTCTCCACCAGGGAGCTATAAACTGTTTGTGGTGGGGACAGTGAGAGTCGTCCATCCATTCAACCGTCCAACCGTCCTTCCGCGCGGCCTTTGACGCGTACCCCCGTCGACTTATTACCATGCGTGTGGTCAGCATGCCTGATCGATGGAAGCAAACACGTTCAGCCGATGGTTAGACGACGTCAGTAGCGCCGATTCGGGAGCCGTCGGTGGAAAGAGCGCGAACCTTGGCGAACTCGCCACCCTCGACGTTCCCGTCTTACCGGGGTTCACCACGACTGCTACCGCGTACGAGTATTACATCGAGCAGACGGGTATCCAGGAGGCCATCGACTCGGAACTGGCCGGACTCGACGTCGAAGACGTCGCGGATCTGCAACAGCGTGGGGAGCGAATTCGAAGCCTCATTTCGGATGCCGAGATGCCCGCAGAGCTAGCGTCTGCGATGGTCGACCGGTACGACGCGCTGGCAGCTCAGCTGGAGATCGACGATCCCGAGGTTGCCGTCAGAAGCTCTGCGACCGCTGAAGACCTGCCAGATGCGTCTTTCGCGGGCCAACAGGAGACGTTCCTGAACGTCGCCGGGACGACGGAGCTACTCGAGTCGCTCAAATACTGCTTCGCGTCGCTGTTTACCGACCGGGCGATCGTCTACCGCGAGACGAACGATTTCGACCACCTCGACGTTAAACTCGCCTGTACAGTCCAGAAGATGGGGCGGGCGGATCTGGCGTCTTCGGGGGTGTTGTTCACCCTCGACCCAGACACCGGGTTCGAGAACGTCGTCGTGATCGAGGCGGCCTACGGGTTCGGCGAGCCCGTCGTTCAGGGGGTCGTCGACCCCGACAGGTACGTCGTCTTCAAGCCGACAAACGGCATCGTCGAGAAAGAACTGGGCGGGAAGACCCAGCGAATGGTCCGGCGCAACGGCGGCACCAAGCTGGAGTCGGTTCCCGACGAGGATCAGGACGAGTTCGCACTCTCGGACGACCGAATCCGAGAACTCGCGACGTACGCGACTCGTATCGAGGACCACTTCGACACCCCCCAGGACATCGAGTGGCTCGTCGACGGCGACCTCGACGAACTGTTCGTCGTCCAGGCCCGGCCCGAGACGGTCCACGGCGCGGCCGAAGGGAACGTCATCCGCACGTACAGCATGACGGAGAGCGCCGACGAAATTCTGGATGGGATCGCGATTGGCAACGCCGTGGCGAGCGGCGCTGTGCGCGTCCTCCAGGACCACCGGGAGATGGACCGCGTCGAGGACGGCGACATCCTCGTCACCGAGATGACGGACCCGGACTGGGTCCCCGTGATGAAGAAAGCGAGCGCAATCGTGACCGACCGCGGCGGCAAAACATCACACGCGGCGATCGTCTCCCGGGAACTCGGGGTCCCCGCAATCGTCCGAACCGGTAACGCGACAGCGACGCTGTCGAACGGCGACCCCGTGACGGTCGACTGCTCGACCGACATCGGCCGAGTCTACGAGAGTGAACTCGAGTACGAGGTCCGCGAGGAGGTGGTGGACGACCTCCCCGAGACGGATACCGAGGTCAAACTGATCCTCGGCGATCCGGCGCGGGCGTTCGCGCTCGCGAATCTCCCGGTCGACGGCGTCGGACTGGCGCGCGAGGAGTTCATCGTGACATCCCACGTCGGCTATCACCCCCTGGAACTGCTCGAGCGCGGCGAGGAGGAGCGCTTCGTCGACGCGTTGCAGACTGGTATCGCGAAGATCGGTGCCGCGTTCTATCCGGACGACGTTCTCTTTCGGCTCAGCGACTTCAAGACCGACGAGTACCGCAACCTGGAGGGTGGGTGGAAGTACGAACCGGAGGAGGACAACCCGATGATCGGCTGGCGGGGGGCGTCTCGCTACTACGACGAGGCCTTTCGCGAAGCGTTCCGACTCGAGTGTGAGGCGCTCCGGCGGGTCCGCGAGGACGTCGGGCTGGACAACGTTACCGTGATGGTCCCGTTCTGTCGGACGCCCGAGGAGGGCGAGCGCGTCCTCGAACTGATGGCCGAGTACGGCCTGCCGCCGGAGGAGATGGACGTGTACGTGATGGCGGAACTGCCCTCGAACATTGTGCTCGCGGATCGGTTTTCCGAGCTGTTCGACGGTTTTTCGATCGGCTCGAACGACCTCACGCAGTTGACGCTGGGTGTCGACCGGAATTCGGAGCAACTCGCACCGCTGTTCGACGAGGCAGACGACTCGGTCACGCGATCGATCTCGTCGTTGATCGAGACGGCACACAGTCACGACCGACCGGTCGGTATCTGCGGCGACGCACCGTCGACGATTCCGGAGTACGTCGAGTTCCTGCTCGAGGAAGATATCGATTCGATTTCGGTGTCGCCGGACGTCGCTATCGAGACGCTGCTTACCGTTGCCGAGTTCGAGGATCGTGATTCGTGATTCGTGATTCGTGATTCGTGGTTTTGGGATCCGGATTCAGGGGCCAGGTTCCAGGGGCCAGGATCCCGGATTCTGGATTCGTAGTTCGTAGTTCGTAGTTCGTAGCTCGTAGCTCGTAGCTCGTAGCTCGTAGCTCATAGCTCATAGCTCGTGGATCGCAACCACAACTCCATGAAAGGTTTACCACCAACGTCGTGGGAAGTCGGGTCTGTGACTCGTATGAGTTTGAGCATGAGCAAGAGCAGGAGCCAGAGTACGACCCAGGTACCGACTCACGTCTGCCACGTGACCAACGCCGAACAGCGCCCGTCGGCAGGTGCTGACCGATGAAAGCTGTCGTCCTCGCTGGCGGGTACGCCACGCGCCTGTGGCCGATCACGAGACACCGCCCGAAAATGTTTCTTCCGCTTGAAGAGACGACCGTCATCGAACGCATCTACGCCGAACTCGAGACCGCGGATCGCATCGAGGAAGTCTACGTGAGCACGAACGAACGGTTTGCCCCGGAGTTCGAGGCACAACTGGCTGACAGCGACTACGAAAAACCGCAGCTCTCGGTCGAAGAAACCCGCGCCGAGGACGAGAAACTCGGCGTCGTCGGCGCACTCGCTCAACTGGTCGACCGCGAGGGAATCGACGACGACCTGCTGGTGATCGCCGGCGACAACATCGTCGACTTCGCGATCGAGGACTTTCTCGCGTACTACGATCGAAAAGACGCACCGGTGATCGCCGCCTACGATGTCGGCTCGCCAGAGCGGGCAACCGCGTACGGCGTCGTCGATCTCGAAGACGACCGCGTAGTCGACTTTCAGGAAAAGCCCGACGATCCACCGGGGACGCGCGTCTCGATCGGCTGCTACGCGTTCCCGCAAGACGCACTCGAGTTACTGCCGACGTATCTCGAAGGGGGCAACGATCCCGACGAGCCGGGCTGGTTCGTCCAGTGGCTCCAGTCGCGG
This genomic stretch from Natrialba magadii ATCC 43099 harbors:
- the ppsA gene encoding pyruvate, water dikinase, encoding MEANTFSRWLDDVSSADSGAVGGKSANLGELATLDVPVLPGFTTTATAYEYYIEQTGIQEAIDSELAGLDVEDVADLQQRGERIRSLISDAEMPAELASAMVDRYDALAAQLEIDDPEVAVRSSATAEDLPDASFAGQQETFLNVAGTTELLESLKYCFASLFTDRAIVYRETNDFDHLDVKLACTVQKMGRADLASSGVLFTLDPDTGFENVVVIEAAYGFGEPVVQGVVDPDRYVVFKPTNGIVEKELGGKTQRMVRRNGGTKLESVPDEDQDEFALSDDRIRELATYATRIEDHFDTPQDIEWLVDGDLDELFVVQARPETVHGAAEGNVIRTYSMTESADEILDGIAIGNAVASGAVRVLQDHREMDRVEDGDILVTEMTDPDWVPVMKKASAIVTDRGGKTSHAAIVSRELGVPAIVRTGNATATLSNGDPVTVDCSTDIGRVYESELEYEVREEVVDDLPETDTEVKLILGDPARAFALANLPVDGVGLAREEFIVTSHVGYHPLELLERGEEERFVDALQTGIAKIGAAFYPDDVLFRLSDFKTDEYRNLEGGWKYEPEEDNPMIGWRGASRYYDEAFREAFRLECEALRRVREDVGLDNVTVMVPFCRTPEEGERVLELMAEYGLPPEEMDVYVMAELPSNIVLADRFSELFDGFSIGSNDLTQLTLGVDRNSEQLAPLFDEADDSVTRSISSLIETAHSHDRPVGICGDAPSTIPEYVEFLLEEDIDSISVSPDVAIETLLTVAEFEDRDS
- a CDS encoding sugar phosphate nucleotidyltransferase yields the protein MKAVVLAGGYATRLWPITRHRPKMFLPLEETTVIERIYAELETADRIEEVYVSTNERFAPEFEAQLADSDYEKPQLSVEETRAEDEKLGVVGALAQLVDREGIDDDLLVIAGDNIVDFAIEDFLAYYDRKDAPVIAAYDVGSPERATAYGVVDLEDDRVVDFQEKPDDPPGTRVSIGCYAFPQDALELLPTYLEGGNDPDEPGWFVQWLQSREPTYAYVFDGAWFDIGTRESYLDAVAWFLDGGTRVADSATLENAMLGSNVHVMANATLVDTDVERSVIFPDVTVEGTTIRRSIVDEGAALEGVDLHDAMIGAYTQIPDAPDAPGE